From the Glycine max cultivar Williams 82 chromosome 11, Glycine_max_v4.0, whole genome shotgun sequence genome, the window CGTACTACATCAGAATTTTCAGAAGTAAACATCATTTATATATTCCAGCTGCCACATAGTTAATGCCTGTCGTCATCctataataatattttgcatttaatgtattttaatttatactacATGTCCCTCAgagcaagaagaagaaatttctGCATGAAATTCTTGCTCCAGTGCAATGCTGGTCCGCTGCATTGGCGCTGAATATGTTGTTGGTTTGATCACTTATGAGATACTAATGTAATTCTTAATACACACTGATCCTTTTCGATAGCACTGGGCCATTGTATATATACTACTGTACTCTTGCACATCTCTAGTCATTAAGGTGGTTgatgatgaaaatatttttatttattacacgATTGCATTAGGTGTAATTGGATAGATAATTACATTTAAATCAAGCTAAAGTGGTGGGTTCAAAATTTCATAATCATCCTTATCTAAGAACTTTAAGACTCCGTGAAACGTGTCAAATTGGAtacattacattaaaacaagctgTTGTGAgtctgtttaaatttttaaatcatcAAATTAAGTGATATGACACAATTACTTAACTTAAATCCATTTGAGTAttatttgaatttcatcttagacagaaataattatttgtcacattttacttattttttgtcgaacccagacTTGTAGGTTTCTTTTAAGGATGTCAAAACATATTAACCTAATCCATACTAGTTGGTCCACCACAAAATGAAACTTATACGGACTAAGTAAACTCGACTCACTTTTATAcgagtaaaaaaatatcaacccaATCTGATTCACcaaaatttttatgataaaaaataatttgaataataaattttaaaaaaataattttttttctatttttctttaaaaaaatgacattttttcaaCCAAAGATATTCTAATGATTcaaatacaaatacaaattatagacaaatagttaaataatcattcaaacatttaatatagttataaaaataatcattcaaaTGTCTTcattcttaaatatataaaatatcatttaaaaattttaaaacatcaaaGTCTTAAACACCAAAGTAATGAGATTGATTagactaattttattttcaatagttACTacttagtaaataaaatataatataattaatattatatttttaattagattaggtggTCAATCTGGTTTGAATATGTCTGACTCGCAAGTTCAATAATTCTGATTAAATTTCTAGATGTATtgtaaaatcttatattttttccgTCCAATCCAACCCGAATGGTTCACTCATTTTAGCTCACTTTCACGCTCCTAATCTAATTCTTCTCATGAATCAGAATGTTGAAcccattatttttaaatcatcaaatatataaaaaccaaaGCCAAATAAATCAaccaatattttattatttcagtttaatcaatcatctcaaatttaaatatcagGTATTCAATTCTATcactttcatttaaaaattaaacgtctaaaacaaaataaagatagGAACGTGGGTAGGAAGGATAAAAAGTTGACACGTTTGATAGCATTCAAAATAGAAAAGCACAGAACTAGCTGATCATACCAGCTCATCTCATCTGTGACATTTAATTGCTAGTACCCTTCTCTCTGCTTCGCATTGTGTGAAACCGTGAAATGTCTTTATGACGACGTCTCTAACTCTCTATACGTCAAATGTGTAAATTGACTCGCATTTGTTTGAGTTCATGAATTGTTAGCATCCAATTCATTATCTTAATCGTGAATCTATAGCTTCCATTCATGATATTTcaacctctttctttttcttactcAAGCttgtaaaacattttaatttgttagaGCATAATATAAGACCCTTACATTAATCTCATCTTTTCACTAATTGACTTGTGCTCAAATCACGAATAATGTTGGATAGTTTGTGGTGTACCCTGGCAGATGGCAATTGCAAGGACGTGAGTGATTCATGAACATGATTTTAGGCTTTGccaaaacatcaattttatgcACTATGTACATTTACGTGTACGTACCTTCAATAATGGACCAGCCCCCCCACTAGCAATACCCAATATTGATAACAAGTTTCTGATTTTTCGTTAATGGACCACAACTTGTTTCCATTTATTAGTGTTCCCCCATAACCAATTTCACAAATTCCCCTCCCCCCCATCTCAACTATTTCCGGTAATCAATGGTTTATAAATGCCTCACCATAATATACAtcatctgtaaaaaaaatattatacatcaATCTTCAAATCAATGGCCCAGATGCTTCTAAAAATAATTGTGCAGCTACCCATTCGATTCGGTTTTATAGTAGTTTCTCTACCATATATCAGGCATTAAATTTTGTAGCAATTAATTTGGTCCCGTTCGAAAAATTCCATTTTGAAACCACACATGCTAACCGGTGTATTTATAACATTTGTGATGTTTTTAAAATGGATCTTCCTATCAGTGTCCTTAAGttccacacaaaaaaaaaaaaaaacagtgtcCTTAAGgcaatatttaatgaatttaaaagtGGAAATATTAATTGTAAAAATCATACGAgagaacaaataataataataaataaaatattttatgcatcTTAAGAATAAACGTTAAATGacttttatttatgtatatattttttaaaaatatttttgttatgtatCAGGATagttttttcttaagaaaaagaGCCTACCAATGAGTAGTTGAGTTAACTTAAAGACATTAGTATAGAAGTACTACTATTTAATACGTCATATTAAATgcatttaattagttttaaaaaaagtattatctaaaataagtgacgtattttaaaaaaattgtcacaaataaatgtcatatttgatatttttttaatgtaatagtGATGGTTCTTTTTCACTAATACTTCCAAATAAATATTAGGTTagttttttaatctaatatcaatactattatattttatctatttaataaagttagttttataaaattactattccttatagtttatttatttttctttatatgtgTGAAATAACATAAGACAAGGACGAAGTACAacctataattttaatataatatattatatattttaataaatatcttttagttatgtttttttaaaaataaaaacaaatttttaatttcttaaaatgattttaaggcACTACCTAAGtttctaaaattgaaattattagtAGTTATCCACTTATCCAAGACCATtggttaaaaacataaaagtaatctttctataaaaaaatattattaatgcctttttactataattttaaTGTGAACTTCAAAACTCAATTCAAACTATATAAAGTTCTAaaccgaaaaaaaaaattgaataaaccatcaacagttttttttttttttttacaaccgAACCATCAACagttaaaaaaccaaaaataagaaaatgcaaattttcatttgattcaatttaattatgtttaaaatcAAACAACCCGCTATGGATCATCAAATAAACCTTAACCTAAACCTATAGTTTTTTTACTTGTGATTTCTAATATGGATCAAGGTGTGATTTATGACAAAATTGATATTctgaacaaatttttttttatattgattaattacttaactttttatttaatatatattgtttcttaaaggaaaaattagtCACTAAATAAATCCATGCACTAATtataaatctatttttattctaaatgaTGAATTGTTTTTACTACTCATAAAATATAAAGtgtctttttaaaaagaaacataacaacaatcaaaattatcattcaattcaaaatgtaaaatattaaaatagtttgaatttgacatataattacaaaattatattaaattttctctATCACCTCACATGTGTATTCaaggtttaaatttaaaatcatagttttaaaaattaaaacgatGATCAATCCAATCAAAATACTAGATCATTAATCAAACTAATGAGTCACTAATTAAATCACATAAATCATAAACCGAttacaagtaatataaaattcgaattatatatatatatatatataaggtggCTTTATTGGTGCTGTCATGGACTCAGGTTTAAATCCTAATACTTGATTGCATGACTGATTTGATAGGTAATCCGATTTGATCAGATTTTTAGTTAGCCCGAGTTTTAAAACTATGCTTAAAACTACTCGATAGGCTGAAAGCCTATACCAGGTGTATGGATATATAGTGATTTCTCCTACTACTCTTTAAAATTAAACCAGGTGCTCACTATGatcatgaataaaataatcacattTGCTAGGATTATCATGTAGGAAGGCATTATTTATTATGTGGGCTAACGTGAACACTTGATATTTATATTTCCCGTGTCGGGTACTGGAAACCAAAGATAATGTCTAGACACAAACTGCTACGCCAAAATACTAGCTTCAACGCAGCTTGTCTTTGACTCTTCTTTCTTGGATCTTGAAGAGCCATTTAGTTAGCTAGATCTGAGTTTAGGAAACCTAACAAACTACACATAACTACTTCACTCACTTGTGTTTGAGCCTTTCCACCATCAAAATGCTGAGTGAAAGTTCCAACACCCACAACTCATCTAAAATGTCCTTCAGAATAACGAAGGAGGATGGGTTCTTCTCTAGGCTAATAGCCAAGGAAACTACCACCCCCAACTCTTCTTCAAGGATCTTCTACTACGGAGAAACTTCGGTTGCGGTTCCTTTCACATGGGAGGCACAACCTGGTACCCCGAAACACCCTTTGTCAGAGACATCTTTGCCACCTCTTACACCCCCACCTTCCTACTTTTCAAGCCCCAAAAAGTCCCACAACACCAAGAGAAGAAACTACTACTCAAATAAGGCCAGCAACATATTTTCAAGCATTTTTCTGAGGCTTGTAGGATCAAGAAAGTCTCTTCATAATCATCATCATGTGTCACCATCGTCATCTTGGTCGTCACCTTCTTCATcgtcttcatcttcttcttcgtgGTCTTTGGcgcattataataataataataataactcatCGCCCTCGTTTTCCATGAGAGACAAAGGTCGAGGTCAAGGAGGAAGAAGCAGCAAACACAACAAATGTTCTAATGGATTTAGAGGCTGCTATCCCTTTGGCAACATGAGGAACGCAAATGTAAGCCATGGTAGTGTggactaattaattagttagtttAATTTGATCTATTTTGGAAATTAACTATTCTgcatgattttaatatttttgtagagaTCTTCGAAAGTTTATATAGCTGCTAAGTGCTAAGTGTATTTATTTGGAAGATGTTAGTGTTGGACTTGGATGTGTCAAGCATATACATTcatgatttcttattttatatatagttcGATTCAaaacattggtttttaagtttaaaatattcCTTAATATTATTTGcattacattttaatattaattcatATTCGTACCATTAAcattaacattaattataacaaaatacaccattaatatttttttgtcaaatatacCATTAATGTTAActaacatatatacatactGATACTTAAGATTTATATACATCTTACAGGAATTGGatacatatattaattaaaaactatctTTAGATTCAAACTCTTGTTCATAAAGATTGATAATTAATCTTAGAGTTATGCATTATTTCGtgtttaaaaatttgattgattaatgatttaattaattacattatcaatataaatttttatttagagctgtttttttaatctattttataatactaaaatatctctataacttaaattttaatgttacaAAAATCTctatatccatttttttttttgcgactATCGTAACCGGTggaataaaattcaatatatttccacaaattttattcttttttttacagaCAAATTTCAGGGAATTGACCGGGACTATTAAGATTTAGTTTCAGTTCAAAGTTTAATCACAGTTAAAAGTTCACTGTATCTTTTCAGGGATGTGTTCTACAAATCAAATTCAAGACTCTCCACAagcttaatttatattttgtgaattaaaagtATAATGTAGGttgtacttatatatatatatatatatatatatatatatatatatatatattctttaaagtaaataattatatgaaacaAGTTGTTAGTAGAGtgaaattgggtttgcattccttaaacaaattaaatctcAAACTTAAAGCCTTGtggatgaagaaaaataatgagtaCTTCCCACTTATAATATACtaactcaaataaaataaatagcgagatgaaagttacaaaatatttaaaataaaaaatttaaatatatttttagtctttataaattatacttattttgttttacatCTTTTATAAcactttacatatttttttattatttaaagcattatttaaaatattaaaaggatgaaaaataaaataaacttaatttacaataactaaaaataaaaaaataattttacaaaaataaaaaaaaacataaattataaggattaaaaaaatatttaaaccaaataaaagaaataaatgtgtgtaaaattaaacattgatccaaaattataattttttaataaggagaccaaaataaaaaaataagaatatcaaaattatagattaagaattataaaatgaccaaaattataatttagtttttaatttaatttataatattttcataaatttaaattttattttaaaaatattcatagaattgaattaattagtttaaggGGTGATTTTagtgataatattaatttagttgTCAATTGTATAAGTTAGACAGAagtatgttttaattaaacttaaataaaatcgAATCACATGGAGCACAAGTTGTTCGTAAATCAATATACTGACAAGGCATATGAAGGGAAGTTTCCTTTCTCACCACCACTTTAGCATTTTTGTTTCGGGGAAATGCtagcaataataataaaatataaacttaatatCCACCGGTCAAGTTAAATCGATTTAATAAagtatgtgatttttattaatttttttgtatatttctagaatttatctttgatttcttggtataaaaaaaatataaacatgtttttatcaGATTTGACGAGACGAGACCTGGTCGTGTAGTACTCCTTTGTGAGCCTCTTCAGGAGATGTGGTAAGACTACATATAAACACAATCCAACGCTCTCAAAAAAGTATCAATAATATGTGAGAATCAAAATGTTCTACTTAATTCTTgatgatttattatattaaaagagattgaattatttaattttaatattcttatttttaggtAATGTAAAtaggaaaagataagataattattttattttttctctaataaaaaatattttctctaggATTATACATTTATCATAGAATAGTTATACTTATACAACAAATCTcacaataaaaagagagaaatgaaaaaaaagtgagaagagagaaattttgataagtaataaataatatgatagagagaaataaacatataaaataatgttgTCTAAACtgttgtaaaaattattatatatgtatcatATATCATTATTTCATAGAGAGATAAAGTTTTCTTCTTaccttatttaaattatttagataGTCAACTATTTAATTTGGTAGTTAGCAAATTCGAGTGgatcaaaacttaatttttctagtttttctaattagaaatttgttattttagtcttccaaataataatttgtaattttttatatctcaaattcaaaaattatgGGTTTAGGATTCGTTTGATTTGATGAAAAGCATAAGATAAAACAGGAcaattatttagtaaaaagaataaaaacaagaCAATTGTATGTcctatatttgtttaaaaaaaataatggaaagagattaaaaacattttttttaatttaagagattcataaatataaatttttatttgaaagactAAAACCGCCAATAATTTTGATAGAGTTGTTTCTAAATCTATTAAATTCGTATTAAATCCCAAGGCTGACCTTCTGTCATCTTGTTCCTGTCCAGCGGGTATGTCTATGAGGAGAGTATAGATCTTGTCTTTCGTGTTTTTCTTTCTGctgtattaaaaattatattaaaccattaaataaattgaaaatcaattaaatcattaattgcaataaatgaaaattaaaaaaataataccaaTTGATTCAATTTGTACTTCTCGTGTatagaattaaattaaagtaaagtaAATTAAACAGATGCTACTCTAATTATACTTCTCatgtattgaatttttttatggaattaaattaaagtaaaatcatatatatatatatatatatatatatatatatatatatatatatatatatatatattaacatgaatgtaaaaatcaaagttgtgagataatttaacaataaacaaataaatataaacattaaactttttttacttttactgcATTTAACTTTCCATCTatgtgcaataaaaaaaaacttttcatctaatgtttttatcttttaaatatacttAAATGAGGAGGGATATAAACATGTAGTTACtccaaaaaagtaattttaaaaaatttattatttatttttatcattcattttcttaaaaattaatgattttaaactataatcaatttttaccattagatttaaaaaaacgAATAACAA encodes:
- the LOC100818751 gene encoding putative protein TPRXL — its product is MLSESSNTHNSSKMSFRITKEDGFFSRLIAKETTTPNSSSRIFYYGETSVAVPFTWEAQPGTPKHPLSETSLPPLTPPPSYFSSPKKSHNTKRRNYYSNKASNIFSSIFLRLVGSRKSLHNHHHVSPSSSWSSPSSSSSSSSSWSLAHYNNNNNNSSPSFSMRDKGRGQGGRSSKHNKCSNGFRGCYPFGNMRNANVSHGSVD